Below is a genomic region from Isosphaeraceae bacterium EP7.
TCAATTGCCGGAGCGGCGACACAACAGGGCGTCGTGTGGGCGGTTGATCGGGGAATTCAGGCCTCGAGTCGGACCTCGACGAGCGACTTCTTGGCGGGCGAATCGAGCGTGATTGCCGCCCCTGAGCGTGCTCCTCGCATTCGAACTCGAGCCTCGGCGAGGGCTGGCGGGTCCAGAGCGGGGCAATCCCCAGTACCCGTAGTCATGATGATGTGAACGTCTTATGGGTTATCGGAGAGGAGCGGACGAAGAAGGCGGGACGCCGGAAGAGCGGAACCGACGCGGGGAGACGCCGACATGAAGGCCGATGCACGACCCACTACGGGCCGATGACTGACGCGTGACACCGGCCCTCGAAATTCGCCCTGCCTTCAGATCCGAGGAGTAAGGTCGCCCCTCCGAGAGCGGCCAAGGACGGGCACTTGTTCGATTCCGAAGGCCTCCGATCAAGGGGTGAGTACTCGCGAATAATGACAATCGCATCAGCAAGCGATGACTTGAATCCGGTCGGCCGCTGGCACGGGTTAGTTAGCCTACTTTGTCATACATGCATCACTCAATCCCCGCAAGTCTGCTCGGCGTCATGCCGCTTGTGGTGTGGATCTGGCACCTCATTCGGTGCACCGAGGCAACCCGAAAAGAGTCGCCCCGGCGATCGTTATCGAACTCTAGCTCGCGATCGACAGGAATGCTGAAATTGCAGTCGATCGGGAGGGAGACGGCTCGTGACAGCCGTAAATTGTGCAAGATCAGGCGGCCTGGGTGGCCGAATCCTCGTTCGACGGTTTGTCCTATCGGGACGCAGATGCAGGGCGAGGAGCGTCCCGAATCCTCGGATTACTTGCGAGCCTCACGGACGAGGTGAGGGAGTTCGGGGATGATGATTTTCGACATCGCGAGTTCCACAGCCGCCCGAGAGCCGGGCATCACGAGCACGACGGTCGCGTCCATCAGGCCGCCCACGGCCCTGCTGAGGATGGTGGCGGCCCCGATCTCGGCGTAGCTCAGCATGCGGAAGAGTTCTCCGTAACCGGGGAGCGGCTTGGTCAGAAGCGCCGAGACCGTCTCGAAGGTCAGGTCGCGCGAGCTGATCCCCGTCCCGCCCGTGATGAGCACGGCGTCAACGTCGGGTCGCTGGCCATAATGGCTCAGGAGGTTGCTTATCTTGTCGGGCTGATCCGGGACGATTTCGCGGCCGACAACGTGGTGACCGACCGCTTTCAGGAGATCGACGATGAGGCTGCCCGAGGTGTCGGTGTCGATGGTCCTGGTATCGGATACGGTGATGACGGCGACGGTTAATTGCCTGGGTGCCTCGGCCTGATGCTGCCGGACAGATTCACTGGTCATTGCTCTTCCTCCCAGTCGATGAAGTCACGCCAGTTCCCCCAAGATTCCATCGGTGCATTCCGGAAAAAAGAAGCTTCGTCGCCGCGCGCGAACTGCGATAGCATCGAATAAGGCGGGGCGCTGCGTCGTCCCCAATCGGGCGGATCGCCTAGGGAGAGACGACCATGACAGCGCGACGCGAGGGATTCGGGCGGAGGGCCATCGCCGGGTTGCTGGGCCTGATCCCGGCTCTCGGGTTGATCGACGTTGCCGGAGGCGATGTCATCTCGCTGAAGAGCGGAGGCTCGGTCCGAGGGAAGGTCTTGCCCGACCCCGAGAACACCAAGACGGTGACGATTCTGATGGAGCGGGGCAAGACCCCGCTCTCGTTCCGGAAGGAGCAGGTGGTCTCGGTCTCGCCCGAGCCGAGCATCCTCGACGAATACCTGCCCAGGCGACTTGCGGTCGCCGAATCGTCGAGGGCCGAAGACCAGTACGACCTGGCGGCCTGGTGCCAGGGCCACAAACTGCCCGATTTAGCCCAGGTGCACTACCAGGCCACGATCAAGCTCGACCCCGGCCACGACGAGGCGCACCGGCAGTTGGGCCATGCGCAGGTCGGTGATCGCTGGCTCACCCGAGACGAGCTCCGGCAGGTTCAGGGGATGGTCAAGCACAAGGGAAAATGGATCACCGCCGAGGAGAAGGACCGGCAGGAGGCCGACGCCGGGGCGCGATCACAGGAAGCGTCGTGGTCGCGGCGGCTGAAGATCTTGCATGCGGCGATCGTCGACGGCGGTGAGCCGAGGCGGACCGAGGCCGAGCAGCAGCTCCGCGAGATCCGCGACGAGAACGCGGTCCGCCCCCTTCTCAGGGCTTTCGGAGCCGAGTCGACAGCGATCCGCTCGCTCCTGGTCCGCGTGCTGGGTGAGATCCCGGGCAGCCGTGCGGGGACCGCGCTGGTCGAAGGCTTCCTGCACGAGGACGATGCGGAGGTCCGCCAGTCGGCGATGACCGAGATCGCGCGTCGGAAGGACGCCGGCTCGATCCCCAGACTTAGCAATGCCCTCCGCTCTCGCGACGTCCGGGTCGTGAATCGGGCGGCCTGGGCCCTCGGCAATCTGAAGGCAACCTCCGCGCTTCAGCGTTTGATCGGGGCCCTGACGACGGTCGAGGAGCAAGTCGTCTGGATGCCCACGGGCCAGGCGCCGCCACCGTCGAGCGTCGGTGTGATCGGTGCGGTCGCGCCGGCCCCTGCGTCGGTGGGCGGGTTCCAGGGGGGCCTCTCCGGGGGCGGGTCATACGCGTTGCTGACTCCCCCCGTGGTCGCCCCGGGCGCCGTCGCCTTCGGCGCGGCGGCGATGCCACTCGGCCCGACGGCCGACTTCGGATACAACGGGGCGATGTCGGCCGGTAAAGGGCCGATGCCCGTCTCCGTGCCTTACGTGAACCGCAATGTCGAGGTGCGCGAGGCCCTGATCAAGCTGACGGGGCAGGACTTCGGCTTCGACGCCCAGGCCTGGCGCCGCTGGATTGCCACGTCCTTCCGCCCCGAGGTCGCGCCCGCACGCAGCGTCCCCCAGCCCTGATCGCCGGCCGATCGCCCTTGTCGACCGTGGTGCCCGGCCTTAGGATCGGGCGATTGAGCCTGAGTCGGAGGGGACTGAACGGGAGATCGCGTTGCCTGATCCGTGGGCCGATGAGCGTGTGCGACTGATCCGGGCGACTCGCCAGCGGCTGGAGTCGCTCCGCCGCGCGGGGCTCGACTGGCTTCCCATCCCCGCGCTGCCCGCGGCCATCGATCGACCCGCGCGGGTAGTCCGCGTCGAAGTCGTCACCGCGTCCCCCCCCAAACCCACCATCCCGTCGGTCACTCCCATGGCGGCTGCCATCCCCAAACCGGCGCCGATCGTTCCCCCCAGGGGTCCGAGCACGGCGGCCCCGAGCCTTTTGCCGGCGGGGAGTGCTCCACTGCTGCTGCCCGGTTCGTTGTTCGAGGAGTCGAGCATTGGTGGCGTCGACCTGCCGCCGGCCGGACGGATCGAGGCCCTGCGAGCGCTGGCGGCCGAGGTCGCCGTCTGCCAGCGTTGCCCGATCCTGGCCTCGACACGAACCCAAACTGTCTTCGGCGTCGGCGACCCGTCGGCGCGGCTGATGTTCGTCGGCGAGGCGCCCGGGGCGGACGAGGATCGCACCGGGGAGCCCTTCGTGGGTCGTTCCGGGGCCCTGCTCACCGACATGATCACGAAGGGGATGGGCCTGGGACGAGATCAGGTCTACATCGCCAACATCTTGAAGTCGAGGCCGCCGGAGAACCGGAACCCGACCCCCGAGGAGGTGTCCAACTGCCTTCCCTTCCTGGAGCGGCAGATGGAGATCGTCAGGCCCGAGTTCCTCTGCCTTCTGGGAAAGACGGCCGCCTCGACCTTGCTCCAGACAGCCTTGCCCATGACCCGATTGCGCGGCAAGTGGCACCGATACCGGGGAATCCCGACGATCGTCACCTTTCACCCGTCATACTTGCTTCGTTCGCCCGAGCACAAGCGCGACGCCTGGGAAGACCTGAAGATGCTGATGCAAGCGATGGGCATCCAGGCCCCCGCCCGCAAGTGATCGGCGCAGCGCCGGCGCTCGCCTTGTCGATTCCGGCGGGACGAAGAGAGCCCCAGCTCGCTGCGTCGGCCTAGACGACCGGGGCGAGCTGGACGACGGAGTCGACGATCTCGCGCATCTTGAGCGGCTTGACCAGGACGATCAGGCCGGCTTCCTCGGGGATCTTGGCCGCGAGGGCCTTCTGCTTGGGACCGAGCAGGACGACGGCGACGAAGTCTCGCCCTTCCTCGCGGGCCTTCCCGTGCATGGCAAAGAATGAATCGAGGGCGCTGGAGCCGAATCCGTCGGCGTCGAAGACGAGCGCGTCGGGTCTGGCTTCTTGGTGGCGCTCGACGGCACGCTCGGGGTCGTTGACGAGCAGAACCTTGTAGCCCATCTTGGCGAACGTCTTGCGGAAGGCGTCGCGGATTTCTTCCTGGAACTCGACGCAGAGGAGGGTCTTCGGCCGGATGGCCTTGACCTCGAAGCTCTCTGGCCTTGATTCCTGGGGCAGCGCGTCGTCCTCGTCGTCGTCATCGCCATAGAGGGGTGACTCGAACGACTCCTCATCGGGCGGCAACTCCTCCTCGACCTTGACCCTGGCACGGGGTGTTTGGCCGGGGGCCGTCGAGGGGGCGGCATCCGGTTTCGAGGCGATGTAGGCCTCAAGGTCGGCGACGACCCCGTCCATGCTCTGGTAACGCTGCTTGAGGTCGACCTTCATCATCTTCTCGATGATCCGGCTGAGCTCGCCCGAGGGGGCGTGACGCTGCTCGCTCAGGGGCTTGATCGAGTTGATGCCCCGCTTGAGCATCTTGGCCAGCGGGTCCTTGGTCTCGATCTCGGGCAGCGGGAGCTGGCCGGTAATCATCTGGTAGAAGACGCAGCCCAGGAAGAAGATGTCGGAGCGCGGGTCGCCCTTAGGGCTGGCGCAGGTGCGTTCCAGGGCCGAGTAGTCGACCGTTCGCTGGCCGTGGGCGGTGGCCATCTTCTTGTCGTCTTCGATGGTCGCCAGGCCGAAGTCGACGAGCTTGGAGATGCCGTTGGACGCGATGAGGATGTTGGTCCCCTTGATATCGCGATGGGTGATGCCGATGCTCTGCGAGTGCTGGAGGCCGCGGGAGAGCCCGAGGATGAGGGGGAGGGCCTGGGCCTCGCCGATGTTGCCGCGGATACGGAGGAAGTCCCTGAGATTGGACCCCTCGACGTATTCCATGGTCATGTAATACGCCTTGTCGCTCTCCCCATATTCGTAGATGCGCACGATATTGTCGTGCACCAGCCGGATGCCGGCCTCGGCCTCCTTGATGAACCGGCCGACCGCCGCGGGGTCGGCGGCGAACCGCTGGCGGAGCACCTTGATGGCGACGGGCTGGCCGCCGTGGACCTTGACGCCGCGATAGACCCGAGCGAAGCTCCCCTCCGCGATGTGGAAGAGGACCTTGCAGCCGCCGTAGAAGAAGCCCGAGAACTCCCCCTTCTTGAGGCGGTCGAGCTGCCAGCTGGTGATGTTCCCGCGGCGCAGGAGCACGCTGCTGACGGCCTTCAGCGAGCCATCCTCGGCGTCGATCCGGGCTTCGTAGGCCTGGTCGCGGTCGATGAGCCCGATGCGCTCGGCGTTCTCGAGCAGGGCCTGTCCGTCGATTTCCATTTCGGGCATGGGCCCATTCCCCGCGCGGCCGTTGAGGAGAGGAGGGTCGCGTCGTCAGAGCGTCGGTGGTGGACGCACGCCTTCGCGGACGGCCAATGAGACATTCAGTCTAACAGGCCGGGGTGCCCACGCAACATTGGAGCGGGTCGCGGGGCGTCGAACAGACCCCGGGGTGGGATGGGGCAATGCCTTTCGAACGAGGGCAAGGCCGGCCCGTTCAAGGTCGGCCCTGCGTGACGATCGCGGTTAGGGTTGCTACCTTGCGAGAGACGAGCGGGCATCCAACGGATCAATAACGGCCGCCACCGCCGCCGCCATAACCGCCACCATAGCCACCGCCGCCGCTGCCACCACCGTTGCCGCCACGGCCGCCGCCGTAACCACCACGGCCGCCTCCGCCGCCGCCGTAGCCGCCGCCATAGCCGCCACCGCCACTACCACCGCCGCCGTAGCCACCGCCACCGCCGTAACCACCACCGCCGCCGCCCGGACGGGGCTCGCGCGGACGGGCTTCGTTGACGGTCAGATTACGGCCGCGGAAGTCCTGGCCATTGAGGCCGTTGGCCGCCTCGTCGGCGCCGCTGGCCATCTCGACGAACCCGAAGCCCTTGGAGCGGTTCGTGTCCCGGTCGATGATGATCTGCGCCGAAAGGACCTCGCCGAATTCGCTGAACAGCTCAACCAGATTATCTTCCGTCGTGTCGTACGTCAGGTTACCGACATAGAGCTTCTTGGCCACTGTCCGTTCCCCTGCAAAAGCGTTCTGGCGAGGCTAGCGTCCTAACGGCTAATGGTTCCCGCGCCAAGAGCGGCAATTCTTGAGATTAGCGTCTGTCAGGAGTTCTTGCACCCGGAAATTCGCCGAAATTCGGAATTCTTTTCCGCCCTCCTGGGGAGCCTCGCGCCGGCCGCCACGAGCGCCAGGGCGGGGACGATCGGCGCCCTCATCCGCAGGTCGGTCCAATAAGCCGCATGCACGCACGCCAACGCAACGGCGACCAGCGGGGCCGCCGCCGATGGCCACGATCGCAGCCCGGGGCGCCGCAGCCCCGTGGCCGCCGCGAGCCAGAACGGCAGGGTCCACAGCCCCGTCGCGATGCGCAAGTGCCATGGATAGACGGCCCCGGATGGTGCCAGCCCCCAGAACCGCCCCTCGCGAGCCACCGCAGACCTGGCGAACGCCCGGGGATCCGCCCGGATCGTCGCCAGGGCCGAGGCACGCAGCCAGCGATCGGCCTGGGGTTCCGTCATATGATACGTTGCCGCGGTAATCTGCCCGAACCAGTCCGCCTGGCCCGGCCCCGACCAGACGGAGCCGGGGGGCCCGTCCACCACTTCGGCGTAATACGCAGGGTTGTTCGCCAGGGCCAGGGTGTAGCCGCCATGCGTCGTCGTGAAGACGGGCTCGCCCACCGCCGCCAGATTCCGGGCCGCCCACGGGGCGATGGTCAGCATCGTGGCCAGAGCCATCGCCGTCGAGCGTGCCAATCGCGCCCGGAGGTCGCCGGGCCCGAGGGCCGCGGATGCACAAGTCACTAGCGCCGCGCCCGGCAGGAGGCTCGGCCGGCAGAGCGCCGAGAGGCCGAACGCGACGCCGCCGAGGAATCCGCCGCGAAGGCCCGGGCGCGTTGTCGCCGCCAGGCTGCAGGCCACCAGGAGAGCCGCGAGGGTCTCCGTCATCACCGACCGGCATTGGACGGCGAGCACCGGATCGAAGGCCACCAGCGACGCGGCGACCAGCGCGCGAGACGGCGACAACCCCATCCCGAGGGCGGCCCGGTTCGTCAGCAAAACCGTCCCCGCGCCGAGAGCCAGGTGCAATGCGGCCACGCCCCAGGACAGCCGATCTCCGAGCCCGGCAACCAGCGGCGCCAGCACCAGGGGATAGAGCGGCGGGCGATAGGCCGTCGCACGACCGTTCAGGCTGAGGCCACGCCCTTCGGCCAGGCTGCGGGCCAGCGGGAGGTAGTTATCGGGGTCCTCCATCGGCCGGCCCGATTGCATCGCGAGGAGGCCCAACCGCAGCAGCAGGGCCGCCGCGACGATGAGGGTGAGAAGGCCGGGTTTCCAGCGTGAGTCGACGCGATCCATCAAGGAACTCTCTGGGCGTGCTCGATCGGGCGATCCGGAGTCCATTCTAGCCCTTGGAATCGTCCGGGCGCTTCGATTGTGATAGAAGGGCAACCAGGACGCTCCCCTCGAAGGAGCAGGTTTCCAGCCTCTCGCCGCGAGCTCGACCCATGGCCCAGCGACCGATCATCCTCTCCCTGACCTCGATGCACGAGGCCGGCCTGAGCCTCCTGCGCGAGCGTTCCGATCTGCGGATGGCGTCGGGCATCGACGCTGAGACGCTCAGACGCGAGGTGAAGGGGGTCGACGGCCTCATCATCCGCACGGGCGGCGTGGTCGACGCGGCCCTGATGGATTGCGGCGACCGCCTGCGCGTGGTGGGGCGGCATGGCGTGGGATATGACGCGATCGATGTGCCCGAGGCGACGAAGCGCGGGATCGTGGTGGTCTATACGCCGGGCGCAAACACCGAGAGCGTGGTGCAGCACGTCCTGGCGATGATGATCGGCTTGTCGAAGCACTTCCCCAAGATGGCAGCGGCCTTGAACGCGGGGGACTACCACGCGCGGACGAAGATGGTGGGGCGCGAGCTGACCGGACGGACGCTGGGCATCGTCGGCTTCGGCCGGATCGGCCGCCGGGTGGGCGAGACGGCGTTCAAGGCGTTCGGCATGAAGGTGCTCTACAACGATATCGTGGCGGCCCCGCCCGAGGTCGAAGCCCTGGCCGGCGCC
It encodes:
- a CDS encoding MogA/MoaB family molybdenum cofactor biosynthesis protein; the encoded protein is MTSESVRQHQAEAPRQLTVAVITVSDTRTIDTDTSGSLIVDLLKAVGHHVVGREIVPDQPDKISNLLSHYGQRPDVDAVLITGGTGISSRDLTFETVSALLTKPLPGYGELFRMLSYAEIGAATILSRAVGGLMDATVVLVMPGSRAAVELAMSKIIIPELPHLVREARK
- a CDS encoding HEAT repeat domain-containing protein; its protein translation is MTARREGFGRRAIAGLLGLIPALGLIDVAGGDVISLKSGGSVRGKVLPDPENTKTVTILMERGKTPLSFRKEQVVSVSPEPSILDEYLPRRLAVAESSRAEDQYDLAAWCQGHKLPDLAQVHYQATIKLDPGHDEAHRQLGHAQVGDRWLTRDELRQVQGMVKHKGKWITAEEKDRQEADAGARSQEASWSRRLKILHAAIVDGGEPRRTEAEQQLREIRDENAVRPLLRAFGAESTAIRSLLVRVLGEIPGSRAGTALVEGFLHEDDAEVRQSAMTEIARRKDAGSIPRLSNALRSRDVRVVNRAAWALGNLKATSALQRLIGALTTVEEQVVWMPTGQAPPPSSVGVIGAVAPAPASVGGFQGGLSGGGSYALLTPPVVAPGAVAFGAAAMPLGPTADFGYNGAMSAGKGPMPVSVPYVNRNVEVREALIKLTGQDFGFDAQAWRRWIATSFRPEVAPARSVPQP
- a CDS encoding uracil-DNA glycosylase, coding for MPDPWADERVRLIRATRQRLESLRRAGLDWLPIPALPAAIDRPARVVRVEVVTASPPKPTIPSVTPMAAAIPKPAPIVPPRGPSTAAPSLLPAGSAPLLLPGSLFEESSIGGVDLPPAGRIEALRALAAEVAVCQRCPILASTRTQTVFGVGDPSARLMFVGEAPGADEDRTGEPFVGRSGALLTDMITKGMGLGRDQVYIANILKSRPPENRNPTPEEVSNCLPFLERQMEIVRPEFLCLLGKTAASTLLQTALPMTRLRGKWHRYRGIPTIVTFHPSYLLRSPEHKRDAWEDLKMLMQAMGIQAPARK
- a CDS encoding serine/threonine-protein kinase, producing MPEMEIDGQALLENAERIGLIDRDQAYEARIDAEDGSLKAVSSVLLRRGNITSWQLDRLKKGEFSGFFYGGCKVLFHIAEGSFARVYRGVKVHGGQPVAIKVLRQRFAADPAAVGRFIKEAEAGIRLVHDNIVRIYEYGESDKAYYMTMEYVEGSNLRDFLRIRGNIGEAQALPLILGLSRGLQHSQSIGITHRDIKGTNILIASNGISKLVDFGLATIEDDKKMATAHGQRTVDYSALERTCASPKGDPRSDIFFLGCVFYQMITGQLPLPEIETKDPLAKMLKRGINSIKPLSEQRHAPSGELSRIIEKMMKVDLKQRYQSMDGVVADLEAYIASKPDAAPSTAPGQTPRARVKVEEELPPDEESFESPLYGDDDDEDDALPQESRPESFEVKAIRPKTLLCVEFQEEIRDAFRKTFAKMGYKVLLVNDPERAVERHQEARPDALVFDADGFGSSALDSFFAMHGKAREEGRDFVAVVLLGPKQKALAAKIPEEAGLIVLVKPLKMREIVDSVVQLAPVV
- a CDS encoding RNA-binding protein, whose translation is MAKKLYVGNLTYDTTEDNLVELFSEFGEVLSAQIIIDRDTNRSKGFGFVEMASGADEAANGLNGQDFRGRNLTVNEARPREPRPGGGGGGYGGGGGYGGGGSGGGGYGGGYGGGGGGRGGYGGGRGGNGGGSGGGGYGGGYGGGGGGRY
- a CDS encoding dolichyl-phosphate-mannose-protein mannosyltransferase: MDRVDSRWKPGLLTLIVAAALLLRLGLLAMQSGRPMEDPDNYLPLARSLAEGRGLSLNGRATAYRPPLYPLVLAPLVAGLGDRLSWGVAALHLALGAGTVLLTNRAALGMGLSPSRALVAASLVAFDPVLAVQCRSVMTETLAALLVACSLAATTRPGLRGGFLGGVAFGLSALCRPSLLPGAALVTCASAALGPGDLRARLARSTAMALATMLTIAPWAARNLAAVGEPVFTTTHGGYTLALANNPAYYAEVVDGPPGSVWSGPGQADWFGQITAATYHMTEPQADRWLRASALATIRADPRAFARSAVAREGRFWGLAPSGAVYPWHLRIATGLWTLPFWLAAATGLRRPGLRSWPSAAAPLVAVALACVHAAYWTDLRMRAPIVPALALVAAGARLPRRAEKNSEFRRISGCKNS
- a CDS encoding hydroxyacid dehydrogenase produces the protein MAQRPIILSLTSMHEAGLSLLRERSDLRMASGIDAETLRREVKGVDGLIIRTGGVVDAALMDCGDRLRVVGRHGVGYDAIDVPEATKRGIVVVYTPGANTESVVQHVLAMMIGLSKHFPKMAAALNAGDYHARTKMVGRELTGRTLGIVGFGRIGRRVGETAFKAFGMKVLYNDIVAAPPEVEALAGARRASFEEVIGSSEYVTMHVPLDASTRRMIDERAISLMRPDCILINCSRGPVVDEQAVASALDAKTLWGYGGDVFEVEPPPKGHPLIGRLDVMLTPHSAAQTVEGLSNMAREIATDVLGVLEGKAALNPVNDPAEVEAIRQNLGKGPLAWSPY